Proteins encoded in a region of the Haloglomus salinum genome:
- a CDS encoding MBL fold metallo-hydrolase produces MSDPDVVCVTNEAETFTCNAYLVPGEVTTLVDAGAWDGVVDAVREHVDGLDRVVMTHQHGDHVAQLDAVCDAFDPDVYAYADHSCRTHAIDDGDTVQVGDEDCDVVYTPGHADDHVSFVSPTSLYSGDVVVHDDGAFDYGSFGRTDMAGQSRERLIESIRDLLDRLPEGVEHMYAGHGGVFHGDVRDVVETALERAEQHEPKYPDD; encoded by the coding sequence ATGAGCGACCCCGATGTCGTCTGCGTGACGAACGAGGCCGAGACGTTCACCTGCAACGCCTATCTGGTGCCGGGCGAGGTCACGACGCTGGTCGACGCGGGCGCCTGGGACGGCGTCGTCGATGCCGTCCGCGAGCACGTCGACGGCCTGGACCGGGTCGTGATGACCCACCAGCACGGCGACCACGTCGCGCAGCTGGACGCCGTCTGCGACGCCTTCGACCCGGACGTGTACGCCTACGCCGACCACTCGTGCCGAACCCACGCCATCGACGACGGTGACACGGTGCAGGTCGGTGACGAGGACTGCGACGTGGTCTACACGCCCGGTCACGCCGACGACCACGTCTCATTCGTCTCGCCCACGAGCCTCTACTCCGGCGACGTGGTGGTCCACGACGACGGCGCGTTCGACTACGGCTCCTTCGGCCGCACGGACATGGCCGGGCAGTCCCGCGAGCGACTCATCGAGTCCATCCGCGACCTCCTCGACCGGCTCCCGGAGGGCGTCGAACACATGTACGCCGGCCACGGCGGCGTCTTCCACGGCGACGTGCGTGACGTGGTCGAGACGGCCCTCGAACGCGCCGAGCAGCACGAGCCGAAGTACCCCGACGACTGA
- a CDS encoding DNA-binding protein — translation MSGNEEEIDELRQKKMEELKQRQQEGGAPDGEAAEAQREQAEAQKKAMLRKALDDGARKRLNTIRMSKPEFAEKVEQQVIALHRSGRLQGRIDEEQMKELLQELKPEKQSFDIKRR, via the coding sequence ATGAGTGGGAACGAAGAGGAGATCGACGAACTGCGACAGAAGAAGATGGAGGAGCTGAAGCAGCGCCAGCAGGAGGGCGGCGCTCCGGACGGGGAGGCCGCCGAGGCCCAGCGCGAGCAGGCCGAGGCCCAGAAGAAGGCGATGCTCCGGAAGGCGCTGGACGACGGCGCGCGCAAGCGACTCAACACCATCCGGATGAGCAAGCCGGAGTTCGCCGAGAAGGTCGAACAGCAGGTCATCGCGCTCCACCGCTCGGGCCGGCTCCAGGGCCGCATCGACGAGGAGCAGATGAAGGAGCTCCTGCAGGAGCTCAAGCCGGAGAAGCAGAGCTTCGACATCAAGCGCCGGTAA
- a CDS encoding cupin domain-containing protein: MLDRYPEAAALDPEEGEVLTAELVVTDDVLVKAFALGPGARVDPHEHDDATNVFHVLRGTVTVVRDDEEERVPAPGVVLNERGVVHGARNDGEDPAVLTASLCPLPGGS; encoded by the coding sequence ATGCTGGACCGATACCCCGAGGCGGCGGCGCTCGACCCCGAGGAAGGCGAGGTTCTCACGGCAGAACTCGTCGTCACCGACGACGTGCTCGTGAAGGCGTTCGCGCTCGGCCCCGGCGCCCGCGTCGACCCGCACGAACACGACGACGCTACCAACGTCTTCCACGTCCTGCGGGGGACCGTCACGGTCGTCCGAGACGACGAGGAGGAGCGGGTCCCCGCGCCGGGCGTCGTCCTCAACGAACGGGGAGTCGTCCACGGGGCCCGGAATGACGGCGAGGACCCGGCGGTCCTCACGGCCAGCCTCTGCCCCCTTCCCGGTGGAAGCTGA
- a CDS encoding NADAR family protein yields MATVRWPTQDVVGPFEGDSRFLSNFAPIGVRYDGTEFATAEHAYQAAKARNKPDIYDRIAAATDPDEAKRLGRRVALPDDWEDRKRYVMLEVVTAKFGQHPDYRERLLETGRRTIVELNSWDDTYWGADIETGLGRNVLGRILMGVRSTLRFDRGP; encoded by the coding sequence ATGGCGACCGTTCGATGGCCGACCCAGGACGTTGTCGGGCCGTTCGAGGGCGACTCCCGCTTCCTCTCCAACTTCGCTCCCATCGGCGTGCGGTACGACGGGACGGAGTTCGCGACGGCAGAACACGCGTACCAGGCCGCCAAGGCGAGGAACAAGCCCGATATCTACGACCGCATTGCGGCGGCGACCGACCCGGACGAGGCCAAACGCCTGGGTCGCCGGGTCGCACTCCCGGACGACTGGGAGGACCGGAAACGGTACGTGATGCTGGAGGTGGTGACCGCGAAGTTCGGGCAGCACCCGGACTACAGGGAGCGCCTGCTCGAGACGGGACGGCGGACGATCGTGGAACTGAACTCGTGGGACGACACGTACTGGGGCGCCGATATCGAGACGGGGCTGGGCCGGAACGTGCTCGGCCGGATCCTGATGGGGGTCCGGTCCACGCTCCGATTCGACCGCGGACCGTGA
- the mre11 gene encoding DNA double-strand break repair protein Mre11 produces MTRLLHTGDTHLGYRQYNEPKRRGDFLAAFQQVIEDAIEADVDAVVHAGDLFHDRRPELVDLMGTIGVLRDLAEAGIPFLAVVGNHETKRDAQWLDLFASLGYAERLGDEPRVVGGVALYGLDFVPRSQREDLEYEFHDHDAAHAALVTHGLFQPFDHGDWDAREVLAEASVDFDAMLLGDNHKPGRERLDPDGEDGMDDAVDAWVTYCGSTERASADEREDRGYNLVTFDGDGADGVHITRRSLPTRDFQFIDVELQEGEGVERVNEQVTQYDLSDAVAITTITGEGERVAPAQVEERMREQGALVARVNDRREFDAAGEEVEVSFADPDEAVRERVRDLGLSSAARTLDETVRESKTPDSRVADDVEQRVRDLVDEGDESAFRPAPDVSETTAEQTGTAAEKLAGDGGAEGGDTGDAESPDTTGTDGDEPTAADETAANGDPNDADTSATAEDDDPTGAETDSSADDGQGSLGDFA; encoded by the coding sequence ATGACGCGGTTGCTCCACACGGGGGACACCCATCTCGGCTACCGGCAGTACAACGAGCCGAAACGCCGAGGGGACTTCCTGGCGGCCTTCCAGCAGGTCATCGAGGACGCCATCGAGGCGGACGTGGACGCAGTCGTCCACGCCGGCGACCTGTTCCACGACCGCCGGCCGGAACTGGTCGACCTGATGGGCACCATCGGCGTCCTGCGCGACCTCGCCGAGGCCGGTATCCCGTTCCTCGCGGTGGTCGGGAACCACGAGACGAAGCGGGACGCGCAGTGGCTCGACCTGTTCGCCTCGCTGGGCTACGCAGAGCGGCTGGGCGACGAGCCCCGCGTGGTCGGCGGCGTCGCGCTGTACGGCCTGGATTTCGTCCCGCGGTCACAGCGCGAGGACCTCGAGTACGAGTTCCACGACCACGACGCCGCGCACGCGGCGCTGGTCACGCACGGCCTGTTCCAGCCGTTCGACCACGGCGACTGGGACGCCCGCGAGGTGCTCGCCGAGGCCAGTGTCGACTTCGACGCGATGCTGCTGGGCGACAACCACAAGCCCGGTCGGGAGCGGCTCGACCCCGACGGCGAGGACGGCATGGACGACGCTGTGGACGCGTGGGTCACCTACTGTGGGTCGACCGAGCGCGCGAGCGCGGACGAGCGCGAGGACCGCGGCTACAACCTCGTCACCTTCGACGGCGACGGGGCCGACGGCGTCCACATCACGCGCCGGTCGCTGCCGACGCGTGATTTCCAGTTCATCGACGTCGAGTTGCAGGAGGGCGAGGGCGTCGAGCGCGTCAACGAGCAGGTGACCCAGTACGACCTCTCCGACGCCGTGGCCATCACGACCATCACGGGCGAGGGCGAGCGGGTCGCGCCCGCGCAGGTCGAAGAGCGGATGCGCGAGCAGGGGGCACTCGTCGCGCGGGTGAACGACCGCCGCGAGTTCGACGCGGCCGGTGAGGAGGTCGAGGTGTCGTTCGCGGACCCCGACGAGGCCGTCCGCGAGCGCGTCCGCGACCTCGGACTGAGCAGCGCCGCACGCACGCTCGACGAGACCGTCCGCGAGAGCAAGACCCCCGACTCGCGGGTCGCCGACGACGTGGAACAGCGCGTGCGCGACCTCGTCGACGAGGGTGACGAGTCGGCCTTCCGACCCGCGCCGGACGTCTCGGAGACGACGGCCGAGCAGACCGGGACGGCCGCGGAGAAACTGGCCGGCGACGGTGGCGCCGAAGGAGGCGATACCGGCGACGCGGAGAGCCCCGATACCACGGGGACAGACGGCGACGAGCCGACTGCCGCTGACGAGACAGCCGCGAACGGGGACCCGAACGACGCCGACACGAGCGCGACGGCTGAGGACGACGACCCGACCGGAGCCGAGACCGATAGCTCGGCCGACGACGGCCAGGGTTCCCTGGGTGATTTCGCGTGA
- a CDS encoding ABC1 kinase family protein: MSSAAEESTAEFPEDAESDALDPALPEPELVGGVTDERLPLRVRLRSLYRFFVVIGAFLPFVVAFLRDRRRWLLFGDGREPTDEDDRRRARKLRETLLELGPAFIKFGQMLSTRPDVLPPAYVEELSALQDRVPAAPWSEAREVLEGELGPVNEVFAEFEHEPISGASIGQVYVGRLAPDSVGAESPTDVAVKVLRPGVRPRVEADLRVIRTLLPFVTRLAPPGQRFTLENLADEYAATIRQEMDYAHEARRQELVRTNFADTPEVRIPPVVAELTTDRVIVSEYIEGTKISNVSTLRSMGIDTTDLADRLLRAYIRMIIEDGVFHADPHPGNLAVQSDGTIVFYDFGLTGTLSERRRNELFEFYVAVASEDIEGVLDAFEGMGALDPDADREFMRAGMELAFDNLRGGEVDVSEVRELVEGFQGTLREFPMRLPRDLALMVRTSTILEGVCYTLDDEFDFVAVVTDYVRKEQGQESAQRLLEAGIDEAARIGLAVFRAPTGAERALDHIVRGNVAVRATVRDDGRVVSRFGRRIVLGGLATGGIVMTALAYGFRATVGNEVVLLAAAGTLGLLGLTGLAFRRDRGISATPQFTRQNMRERQRGEE; this comes from the coding sequence GTGAGCAGTGCGGCCGAGGAGTCGACGGCGGAGTTCCCAGAGGATGCCGAGAGCGACGCGCTCGACCCGGCGCTCCCGGAGCCGGAACTCGTCGGGGGCGTCACGGACGAGCGGCTCCCGCTCCGCGTGCGGCTCCGGTCGCTGTACCGGTTCTTCGTGGTCATCGGAGCCTTCCTGCCGTTCGTCGTCGCCTTCCTGCGCGACCGGCGGCGGTGGCTGCTGTTCGGTGACGGCCGCGAACCGACCGACGAGGACGACCGGCGCCGGGCACGCAAGCTCCGCGAGACGTTGCTGGAGCTGGGCCCGGCGTTCATCAAGTTCGGGCAGATGCTGTCGACGCGGCCGGACGTCCTCCCGCCGGCGTACGTCGAGGAGCTGTCGGCGCTCCAGGACCGGGTGCCGGCGGCCCCCTGGTCCGAGGCACGAGAGGTGCTGGAGGGTGAACTCGGGCCCGTGAACGAGGTGTTCGCCGAGTTCGAGCACGAGCCCATCAGCGGTGCGAGTATCGGGCAGGTGTACGTCGGACGCCTGGCCCCCGACAGCGTCGGGGCCGAGTCGCCGACCGACGTGGCGGTGAAGGTGCTCCGGCCGGGCGTCCGACCGCGCGTCGAGGCCGACCTGCGCGTCATCCGGACGCTGCTGCCGTTCGTGACCCGGCTCGCGCCGCCGGGCCAGCGGTTCACCCTGGAGAACCTCGCCGACGAGTACGCCGCGACCATCCGCCAGGAGATGGACTACGCCCACGAGGCCCGCCGACAGGAACTGGTCCGGACGAACTTCGCCGACACACCGGAGGTCCGCATCCCGCCCGTCGTCGCCGAGTTGACGACCGACCGCGTCATCGTCTCGGAGTACATCGAGGGCACGAAGATATCGAACGTCTCGACGCTCCGGTCGATGGGCATCGATACGACCGACCTCGCAGACCGGCTCCTCCGGGCGTACATCCGGATGATAATCGAGGACGGTGTGTTCCACGCGGACCCGCACCCCGGCAACCTCGCGGTCCAGTCCGACGGGACCATCGTCTTCTACGACTTCGGGCTGACGGGGACGCTGAGCGAGCGTCGGCGGAACGAACTGTTCGAGTTCTACGTCGCCGTCGCGAGCGAGGACATCGAGGGCGTGCTGGACGCGTTCGAGGGGATGGGTGCGCTGGACCCCGACGCCGACCGCGAGTTCATGCGCGCCGGGATGGAACTCGCCTTCGACAACCTGCGGGGCGGCGAGGTGGATGTGAGCGAGGTACGGGAACTCGTGGAGGGGTTCCAGGGGACGCTCCGGGAGTTCCCGATGCGGCTGCCGCGCGACCTCGCACTGATGGTGCGGACATCCACCATCCTCGAGGGGGTGTGCTACACGCTCGACGACGAGTTCGACTTCGTCGCGGTCGTGACCGACTACGTCCGGAAGGAGCAGGGACAGGAGTCGGCCCAGCGCCTCCTCGAGGCGGGCATCGACGAGGCAGCCAGAATCGGGCTCGCGGTCTTCCGGGCACCGACGGGTGCGGAACGCGCTCTCGACCACATCGTCCGCGGGAACGTCGCGGTCCGGGCGACCGTACGCGACGACGGGCGCGTGGTCAGCCGGTTCGGTCGCAGAATCGTACTCGGAGGGCTCGCGACCGGTGGCATCGTCATGACGGCGCTCGCCTACGGCTTCCGGGCGACGGTGGGGAACGAGGTCGTCCTGCTGGCGGCCGCTGGGACGCTCGGGCTGCTGGGGCTGACCGGGCTCGCCTTCCGCCGCGACCGTGGCATCAGCGCGACCCCGCAGTTCACGCGGCAGAACATGCGCGAGCGCCAGCGCGGCGAGGAGTGA
- a CDS encoding SAM hydrolase/SAM-dependent halogenase family protein yields MITLSSDFGAPYPAAMKGVILQRVDTRLVDVSHEFPRQDVRAAAFWLREVLPWFPPAVHLVVVDPGVGTDRRALVVRAGDHALVGPDNGVLLPAARRLATAAGAANGGNGDGDGEVEVFDYAYGDPASRTFHGRDVFAPAAAAVHEIGVDDLGAADRLTPTDEYEAVSFPDPSLDEAGADGEVMVVDDFGNVVTNIPGETLADHVGNQLEVNGVDAPVVRAYAERETGERLVTVGSHGNVEFAVNQGRGDEAFGLAPRDTVRLSW; encoded by the coding sequence ATGATAACCCTGAGTTCGGACTTCGGGGCGCCGTACCCGGCGGCGATGAAGGGCGTCATCCTGCAGCGCGTCGACACCCGGCTCGTCGACGTGAGCCACGAGTTCCCGCGGCAGGACGTGCGTGCGGCGGCGTTCTGGCTCCGGGAGGTTCTCCCCTGGTTCCCGCCGGCGGTCCATCTCGTCGTCGTGGACCCGGGTGTCGGCACGGACCGCCGGGCGCTCGTCGTTCGCGCGGGCGACCACGCGCTCGTCGGCCCGGACAACGGTGTCCTCCTCCCGGCGGCGCGGCGCCTGGCGACCGCCGCCGGTGCCGCGAACGGCGGGAACGGGGACGGCGACGGCGAGGTGGAGGTGTTCGACTACGCGTACGGCGACCCCGCGAGCCGGACGTTCCACGGCCGGGACGTGTTCGCGCCCGCGGCCGCCGCGGTCCACGAGATCGGCGTCGACGACCTCGGCGCAGCCGATCGGCTCACGCCGACCGACGAGTACGAGGCCGTCTCCTTTCCCGACCCGTCGCTCGACGAGGCCGGCGCTGATGGCGAGGTCATGGTCGTCGACGACTTCGGCAACGTCGTGACGAACATCCCCGGAGAGACTCTGGCCGACCACGTCGGCAATCAGCTCGAGGTGAACGGGGTCGACGCGCCGGTCGTCCGGGCCTACGCCGAGCGCGAGACCGGCGAGCGACTGGTCACCGTCGGCAGCCACGGCAACGTCGAGTTCGCGGTCAACCAGGGCCGGGGCGACGAGGCGTTCGGCCTTGCGCCCCGTGATACGGTCCGGCTGTCCTGGTAA
- a CDS encoding sensor histidine kinase produces MGGYGPRMDSVAAGGSISVVSFQPNGGAALPSAGAGSDREQADSESGVADSPPGLPPIEVAVVRTPSELRRTIATRSPDCVCAEATAHDDQALAVLDSVAEEYDGVATVLWGEAADGRLAAVATRCGVTEYAPLDLLAEHGESFHDRIRAAVARVAADSDRFRALFDEAQDAVVEIEQVDGEPRVLAVNPAFQQLFGWDTATIRGESLNDFILPASHTSEGRDLDRRTGDGEIVREEVRRLTADGLRQFLFSGVPYHVSPDVTRGFAIYTDITDQQLRERQLQVLHRVLRHNLRNDMGVIIGNATDLVDDLDGEAARMASRIVETARSVADLSEQARDLQRLIDRQPGTVPVELAALARRIVEGHQDVASETTLSTDLPSECWVVGIPELGRAIDNVVENAIVHGADNVHVWLTEQDDRIVLHISDDGPGIPAREREVLTGSREMSQLDHSTGLGLWIVRWVVDAAGGRLDFAPASDGADVALRFDPSDPPAH; encoded by the coding sequence ATGGGGGGCTACGGACCCCGGATGGACTCGGTCGCTGCCGGTGGTTCCATCAGTGTCGTCTCGTTCCAGCCCAACGGGGGGGCAGCACTCCCTTCCGCCGGGGCGGGCAGCGACCGGGAGCAGGCAGACAGCGAGAGTGGTGTCGCTGACTCGCCTCCGGGCCTCCCGCCGATCGAGGTGGCGGTGGTCCGGACACCGAGCGAGTTGCGCCGGACCATCGCCACGAGGTCCCCCGACTGCGTCTGTGCGGAGGCGACGGCCCACGACGACCAGGCGCTCGCCGTGCTGGACAGCGTGGCCGAGGAGTACGACGGCGTGGCGACGGTCCTGTGGGGCGAGGCTGCCGATGGCCGCCTCGCGGCCGTAGCCACCCGGTGTGGTGTCACCGAGTACGCACCGCTCGACCTGCTGGCCGAGCACGGGGAGTCATTCCACGACCGCATCCGGGCGGCGGTCGCCCGGGTTGCCGCCGACAGTGACCGGTTCCGCGCGCTGTTCGACGAGGCCCAGGACGCCGTCGTCGAGATCGAGCAGGTCGACGGTGAACCGCGCGTACTGGCGGTCAATCCCGCGTTCCAACAGCTGTTCGGCTGGGACACCGCGACCATCCGTGGCGAGTCGCTCAACGACTTCATCCTCCCGGCGAGCCACACGTCCGAAGGGCGGGACCTGGACCGCCGGACCGGCGATGGGGAGATCGTCCGCGAGGAGGTCAGACGGCTGACGGCCGATGGCCTCCGCCAGTTCCTCTTCTCCGGTGTTCCGTACCACGTTTCACCCGACGTGACCCGTGGCTTCGCCATCTACACGGACATCACCGACCAGCAACTCCGCGAGCGCCAGCTCCAGGTGCTCCACCGCGTCCTCCGGCACAACCTCCGGAACGATATGGGCGTCATCATCGGGAACGCGACCGACCTCGTCGACGACCTCGATGGCGAGGCAGCCCGGATGGCGAGTCGCATCGTCGAGACCGCCCGCTCGGTCGCGGACCTCTCCGAACAGGCGCGTGACCTCCAGCGGCTCATCGACCGCCAGCCTGGAACGGTTCCAGTCGAACTGGCCGCACTCGCCCGACGTATCGTCGAAGGGCACCAGGACGTGGCGTCCGAGACGACCCTCAGTACCGACCTGCCGTCGGAGTGCTGGGTCGTCGGCATCCCGGAACTCGGGCGTGCCATCGACAACGTCGTCGAGAACGCCATCGTCCACGGGGCTGACAACGTCCACGTCTGGCTGACCGAGCAGGACGACCGCATCGTCCTCCACATCAGCGACGATGGCCCCGGCATCCCGGCGCGCGAACGTGAGGTACTGACCGGCTCCCGAGAGATGTCACAGCTCGACCACTCGACCGGCCTCGGGCTCTGGATCGTCCGCTGGGTCGTCGACGCTGCCGGCGGCCGCCTCGACTTCGCCCCCGCGAGCGACGGCGCGGATGTCGCGCTCCGGTTCGACCCGAGTGACCCCCCGGCCCACTGA
- a CDS encoding potassium channel family protein, with translation MRFLIVGYGRVGLRTSQILASEGHEVTIVEQNAEKVAKASDDGFQAHQGDGQDERLLEQAGIADVDAIAALTGDLNANFAACMAGKAHDIRTVMRIDEDYREEIYEKYAADVDEIVYPERLGAAGAKTALLGGDLNVLADLTETLTAATVDVPADSPLIGSRVVEVEFPSGARVYAHGRVNEPLNIPLPQATIEAGDRLAIIADGSSLGDVRAMVRGDDPDADAEAGA, from the coding sequence ATGCGATTCCTCATCGTCGGCTACGGTCGGGTCGGACTGCGGACCTCCCAGATTCTCGCCTCCGAGGGCCACGAGGTCACCATCGTCGAACAGAACGCCGAGAAGGTCGCGAAGGCCTCCGACGACGGATTCCAGGCCCACCAGGGCGACGGCCAGGACGAGCGCCTGCTGGAGCAGGCCGGCATCGCCGATGTCGACGCGATAGCCGCGCTCACGGGCGACCTGAACGCCAACTTCGCCGCCTGCATGGCCGGCAAGGCCCACGACATCCGGACGGTCATGCGCATCGACGAGGACTACCGCGAGGAGATATACGAGAAGTACGCCGCGGACGTCGACGAGATCGTCTACCCCGAGCGCCTCGGTGCGGCGGGCGCGAAGACGGCGCTGCTGGGCGGCGACCTGAACGTTCTCGCGGACCTCACCGAGACGCTGACGGCGGCGACCGTCGACGTCCCGGCCGACTCACCGCTCATCGGGAGCCGGGTCGTCGAGGTGGAGTTCCCGTCGGGAGCGCGGGTGTACGCGCACGGCCGAGTGAACGAGCCGCTGAACATCCCGCTGCCGCAGGCGACCATCGAGGCCGGCGACCGGCTGGCGATCATCGCAGACGGGAGTTCGCTCGGCGACGTCCGGGCGATGGTTCGCGGGGACGACCCGGACGCCGACGCGGAAGCCGGCGCCTGA
- a CDS encoding DUF7411 family protein, translated as MAPTETASAAQPPAWVLFSGGKDSALAALCLEPFYDVTLVTIGFGIDAAPEPGWGIARATYHAREAAEAIGLPHRVVSLPESVAHEAAERTLADGYPREAIQSVHEQALETVAEEAVAAGDDSPPTIADGTRRDDRVPRLDRPAIQSLEDRHGVDYLVPLRGFGRDAVDRLARDQLEVAIGPSDELAKADYEAAIRTLIRREHGHDRVDELFPDHVQSRVVGRTDGSAPESGDGPGDGSDGEQAGGSKSRKTS; from the coding sequence GTGGCCCCGACCGAGACGGCGTCGGCCGCCCAGCCGCCGGCGTGGGTCCTGTTCAGCGGCGGCAAGGACTCCGCCCTCGCCGCACTCTGCCTCGAGCCGTTCTACGACGTGACGCTGGTCACCATCGGGTTCGGTATCGACGCGGCGCCCGAGCCAGGCTGGGGAATCGCCCGCGCGACGTATCACGCCCGCGAGGCCGCCGAGGCCATCGGCCTCCCGCACCGCGTGGTGTCGCTGCCCGAGTCGGTGGCCCACGAGGCCGCCGAGCGGACGCTGGCCGACGGCTACCCGCGGGAGGCCATCCAGTCGGTCCACGAGCAGGCGCTGGAGACGGTTGCGGAGGAAGCCGTCGCAGCGGGCGACGACTCGCCCCCGACCATCGCCGACGGCACCCGCCGCGACGACCGGGTTCCCCGGCTGGACCGGCCGGCGATACAGAGCCTGGAGGACCGCCACGGTGTGGACTACCTCGTTCCGTTGCGCGGTTTCGGCCGGGACGCAGTCGACCGCCTCGCCCGCGACCAGCTCGAGGTCGCCATCGGTCCCAGCGACGAGCTGGCGAAGGCCGACTACGAGGCGGCCATCCGGACGCTCATCCGCCGCGAGCACGGCCACGACCGCGTCGACGAACTGTTCCCCGACCACGTCCAGTCGCGGGTCGTCGGGCGGACCGACGGGTCGGCCCCGGAGTCGGGAGACGGGCCGGGCGATGGGTCGGACGGCGAGCAGGCCGGCGGGTCGAAATCGCGGAAAACCTCTTGA
- a CDS encoding APC family permease, which produces MSAEELGLTESVSIALGGMIGGGIYAVMGVVAGITRFATWAAFVAAGIVALCAGYSYITLDRMTDNCGGSVTFVQCYLGSSDLAGMVGWTLLVGYIGSMAMYAFAFAEFTVSLSVVPASVASLPARPAISVLAVAGFVALNLAGARTTGTAENVLVALKVFILVAFGVLGVVYASRFAPGSGGLRFGTGSLVGVGPVVAAAISFVAFQGWQLLFYDQASITDPESTIRKAVYISIPVAVTIYVLVGVVTVNLAPQALQQHPHVALKDAARTMLSPYGLATAGGVALALSALFSTGSAINATMFSAAHFAKGMLAEDLLPDDIGDADADGIPERTLLAIGGVTALFTAVGSLGAITSFASLAFILVFGAMSLLCLRERDHDAVNPVPPAVGFLGTTAFLPLMAYNLYTREPNTFVMVLVVAVAVVGVELLYFKRDLLEETVVPIEEERIDGAVDDAADYLPGAE; this is translated from the coding sequence ATGTCCGCCGAAGAACTCGGGCTGACGGAGTCGGTCTCCATCGCGCTCGGGGGGATGATCGGCGGCGGCATCTACGCCGTCATGGGGGTCGTGGCCGGCATCACGCGATTCGCGACGTGGGCCGCGTTCGTCGCGGCCGGCATCGTCGCGCTCTGTGCCGGCTACTCCTACATCACGCTCGACCGGATGACCGACAACTGCGGCGGGTCGGTCACGTTCGTCCAGTGTTATCTCGGGAGCTCGGACCTCGCGGGGATGGTCGGCTGGACGCTGCTCGTCGGGTACATCGGCTCCATGGCGATGTACGCCTTCGCGTTCGCCGAGTTCACCGTCTCGCTGTCGGTCGTCCCGGCGAGTGTGGCCAGCCTCCCGGCCCGCCCGGCCATCTCCGTGCTGGCCGTCGCGGGGTTCGTCGCGCTCAATCTCGCCGGCGCGCGGACCACGGGGACCGCCGAGAACGTCCTCGTCGCGCTCAAGGTGTTCATCCTCGTCGCGTTCGGTGTCCTGGGGGTCGTCTACGCGTCCCGGTTCGCCCCCGGGAGCGGCGGGCTCCGCTTCGGGACCGGTTCGCTGGTCGGAGTCGGCCCCGTCGTGGCCGCGGCCATCTCGTTCGTCGCGTTCCAGGGCTGGCAGCTCCTGTTCTACGACCAGGCCTCCATCACCGACCCCGAGTCGACCATCCGGAAGGCCGTCTACATCTCCATCCCGGTCGCCGTCACCATCTACGTCCTCGTCGGGGTCGTGACGGTCAACCTCGCGCCGCAGGCGCTCCAGCAACATCCACACGTCGCCCTGAAGGATGCCGCCCGGACGATGCTGTCGCCCTACGGGCTCGCGACGGCCGGCGGCGTCGCGCTCGCACTCTCGGCGCTGTTCTCTACCGGGAGTGCCATCAACGCGACCATGTTCTCGGCGGCACACTTCGCGAAGGGGATGCTCGCCGAAGACCTGCTACCCGACGACATCGGCGACGCCGACGCCGACGGCATCCCCGAGCGGACGCTGCTGGCCATCGGCGGCGTCACGGCCCTGTTCACCGCCGTCGGGAGCCTCGGGGCAATCACCTCCTTCGCCTCGCTGGCGTTCATCCTCGTCTTCGGGGCGATGAGCCTTCTCTGTCTCCGGGAGCGCGACCACGACGCCGTCAACCCGGTGCCACCCGCCGTCGGCTTCCTCGGCACGACCGCGTTCCTCCCGCTGATGGCCTACAACCTCTACACCCGCGAACCGAACACGTTCGTGATGGTGCTCGTGGTGGCGGTCGCCGTCGTGGGCGTCGAACTCCTCTACTTCAAGCGCGACCTGCTGGAGGAGACGGTCGTCCCCATCGAGGAGGAGCGCATCGACGGCGCCGTCGACGACGCCGCGGACTACCTCCCCGGCGCCGAGTGA